From the genome of Hymenobacter gelipurpurascens:
GCGGCCAGCATGTTTTTCAGGTATGACTCGCGCGAGATGTTCAGGGCGGAATAGTCCTTCCACTTGTCGGGGTAGCCGATTTTTACCGTGAAGGCGTTCAGCTTCTGCAGCGCTTCTTTCTTGGTCGCCTCGCTCATCCATTCTGACTTCTGGATGTGCTCACCCATCGCCTCCCGAATGTTGCTGACCATCTCCATGGCCTTCTGCTTGGTTTCGGGCGTGAAGGCCTTGTCCACGTAGAGCTGGCCGAAGGCTTCACCCAGAGCGCGGTCGGTAGCGCCGTTCATGCGCTTCCAACGGGGCTGCTGGCGCTTGGCGCCCGTGAGCACCTGCGCAAAACGGAACTGCTCGTCGCTGAACGCTTTCGGCAGGGCCGAAGTCACGGACGAGGTCAGGTGCCAGCGCATGTAGGTTTTCAAGTCGGAAAGGGGCTCCTGCTTCAGCATGGCGCTTTCCTCCTTGAAGAAGGCGGGCTGGCCTACGATGATTTCCTTGGCAGCACCCACCTGCATTGCCTTGAGAGCCGTGGGCAGACCCAGATTCGGGAACTGCTTATTGGCCTCGGCTACGGTCATTTTGTTGTAGTTAGCATAGGGGTCGCGCAGGTCTACGCGGCTCTTGCTGGCCTTGGCGAGGCGCGTTTCGAGACGCATTACGGTAGCGGCATTTTTAGCAGCGGCAGCCTCGTTGTCGCCCAACATCTTGAAGGTGTTGGTCAGGTACGTGGTATACGCAGCCCGGATGCCTTTGGAGCGGGCATCATCCTTTAGGTAGTAATCGCGGTCGGGCAACGACAAGCCGCCCTGACCGATTTGCACGGCGTATTCGGTGCTTTTCTTTTCGTCAGGACCCACATAGCTGCCGAAGAAAGCGCCGCTTCCTAACAGCTGCTGGCGGGCAATTTCTGCCTGCAGGCCTTTCAAATCTTTGATGGCCGAAATGCGCGCCAGCTCTGGCTGCAGGTATTTCAGGCCCGCTTTCTCAATCGCCATCGAGTCCATGGCCGTGGCATAGTAGTCGCCTACTTTCTGCTCATTAGAGCCCTTGGCGGCCGAGGTGTTGCCCGCGGCATCCTGCAGAATCTGCCGCATCACGGCGTTGTTCTTGTCGGCCAGCTCATTGAACGAGCCCCAGCGCACTTCAGCGGCTGGAATGGGGTTGTTTTTGAGCCAGTTGCCGCTCGCAAACTGGAAGAAATCGGAGCAGGGGTCTACCGATTTGTCCACGTTGGCTACGTTCAGACCAACGCCGGGCGTCATGGCTTCCTCGGCGGGCGCAGCCGTGGTAGTGGCCGCTGCAGCCGTGGGGGCGGCAGTTTTGCTCGACGCGCAGCCTGCCAGGGCCAAACCTGCGGCCGCTACGGCGGCTAGGGTCAGGCTATTACGGTTTTTCATATAGGAGAAGTGTGGTGTGGGAAGGTTCGAATGCGAAAACCAAGGTAAGCGAAAAACCTTATTGCGTTGCGGTATAGTCCATTCTGCCAAGCCTTTTGCGGAACGCAAAGACAGCGCTAGGCCAGTAGGTGTTGCACAGTAGCCTTCGCCATCCATCTATACTAAAGCTTACAAGCTAGTTCCCCTCCTCAGCCGAGGAGAGGTTAGGGGTGGTTGACAATCGTTGAATCTCTTTTCACTAAGTAGTCTTGGCTCTAGAAATCGTTCTAACCACTTCAACTACCCCTAGCCCCTCCTTAACTGAGGAGGGAAACTAGTGCTTTAGCTTCTAGTTCACATTACAGTCTGTAGCCCATCAAACTCACTATTTCACTATCTCTCCATTTCACCTTTCGTAACTTGCAGGCTATGCCACTGTACAACCGTCGTCCGGATCCAGGCCTTTCCGCTCTGCCGCCTGCCGCGCTGCCGCTGGCGGAGCTGCTGGCCCGCGTGCGCCAGACCCTGAGCGAGCGGTTTGCGGAGTCCTACTGGGTGCTGGCCGAAATTGCCGACCTCACCGTGCCGCGCTTCGATGGGGCGCATTGCTACCTCACCCTCTCCGATCAGCATACCACCGCGCGCGGCGCCCAGCTCAAAGCCCAGGCCCGCGCTACCATCTGGAGCCAGCGTTATCAGCAGCTGGCACCTGCCTTCGAGCAGCAAACTGGCCTAGCCTTAAAAGTGGGCTTGAAAGTGATGCTGCGTGTGCAGATCAAATTTCACGAGCAGTTTGGCCTCTCGCTGGATGTTGTGGCCCTCGACCCCACCTATACCGTCGGTGACCTGGCCCGGCAGCGGCTGGAAACGCTGCGGAAGCTGGAGGCCAAAGGCCTGCTGGAGCGCCAGAAGCGCCTGACGCTGCCCCTGGGCGTGCAGCGCGTGGCCGTTATCTCCTCACCTACGGCGGCGGGCTGGCAGGATTTCGTGCAGCAGCTGCGCGAGGCGCCCTACGATTTTGCCCTCACGCTCTTCCCAGCCTCCATGCAGGGCGACGACTCGCCGGCCAGCATCCGGACGGCGCTGGCCGCCATCAAGCTGCGCCGACGCGAGTACGATGCCGTCGTGATTATCCGGGGCGGGGGCTCCAAAACCGACCTGCTAGCCTTCGACGACTATGGCCTAGCCGCCGCCGTAGCCGCTTTTCCGCTGCCCATTCTCACCGGGATTGGCCACGAGCGCGATGAAGCCGTGGTAGACCTCACGGCGCACACGTCCCTCAAAACTCCCACCGCCGTAGCCGCCTTCCTGATAGAGCGCCTGGCGCGCCTCGAAGCCGCCCTGGAAGGCTACGGGGGCCGTATTCGGGAACTGGCCCAGGCCCGCGTGCAGGATGCCGTAGGCCACTTGCAGCGCATATTGCGCCGCGCCCACCAGGAGGCCCGCCAGCAGCTTTCCGGGCACCGCGAGGAGTTGCACCAGCGTATTCGGCTGGCGGCCGCCGCGCCGCGGGCCCAGCTGCGCCAGCAGGAGCAGCAGCTTACGCGCCGCCGCCACCAGCTGCACCGGGCGGCGCAGAGTGGCCTACGCGGCCAGGAAGCCCGGCTGCGTACGTTTGGCCGGGCGCTGGCCCAGCGGTTTCGGCGGCTGCACCGCCGCCGCTGCGAGCAACTACTGCACCGCCGGTTTCAGCTGCAGCTCGCCGCCGAGCGCCTCCTGCACCAGGCGGAGGTACGTTTGCTCCAGGTTCAAATTCCGACCACAGCGGCGCCTTTGCCTCTCGTGCCGGCTCCGACGCCTACTCGCTCCAAAGCTGTTTCCAGCCCTGCGCCGAAGCGGGTAGCGGCTGCTACGCCGGCGGAGGGCCAGCTTCCTTTATTCTTATCCTAGCGCTTTCGTTTTCCCATGCCCCAACCCATCACCTACCGCCAAGCCATCGAAGAGCTGGAAACCATCCTGCGCGCCCTCGAAACCGATTCTGTGGATGTGGATGACCTCACGGCCCGCGTCCAGCGCTCCGCCGAACTGATTCGGCTGTGCAAGCAAAAGCTGCGCTCCGCCGAGTCGGCCATCGACCAAGTATTCGAGAACCTCGACGACGAGGAAGAGCTAGACAAGCCCGAAGAGGAATAGGCCTAGGCCACTCTTCCGGCGCGCAACAGCTCCTGCCTGTAGCTGCTAGGCCACTTTCCCAATGCTGGTAACTGCTGCCGCTATTAGCATCTCGTTAGGCCAATACCCCGAATATTCTCGGCTTTCCTATCTGTAAGATTAGGATACTAGTATATTTACCCGCCCTATTTTTCTTACTCCCTACACACCTAGTATGAAGTCCCAACCCTCAGACGCGTCTCCGGAACTGACCCAAGCCAGCCAGTGGACCCGCAACTTTCGCAACCAAAACCCAGGCGCCCCCAAGGGCCACTGCATTAAGAAGTCGCAGCTAGATGCTATCCTAGGCCAGCCCGGTTGTGAAGGCATTAGAGTGTATTATGGCCTAGATGATGCCGGCAACCGCAAGCTTGTCATGGTAGGCATTGATGCCGATGAGAACGATATCATCAGCACTACCACAACGGCAGCACTACGGACGGCTTCATCAGATGTAGAAAGTGCGGATACTGCTTCAGTTTCTGTTGCGACTGATTTTCCTCCCTGCCCTCCCTGCTGCAGTATTGAGAACCCTTTGAATTCATAATCTAAAGAGGTATTCATGCCCTCTTGGTTAGTCCAATTTGGTCCTTATTTTGACCTAATCGCAGGTTGCTCCATGCTTATTCCCACTGGGATGGCATGGAGCCGTCGGGCTTATTTGACAGGTGGCCTACGCCCGCTAGCTATTCTACCTGGATTCTTATTTGCCTCTTATTGGCTAATGCAGCTAGGCATATATCTCTGGCACTACAACATTGCTATTGCACATCTAAATACAGTGGTAGAATCTTTGATCCTCATTCAAGTTTACCACGACAATGCAAAAAAATTAAAGCAACGTCAGGTAATACGCTGGCTGATGTTTGCATTTGCATGCTTTGCTTTGGCAGACTCCTTTTTTATTGAAGGGTTCGACCAAATAAATTCGTACACCAATTTATTCGAAAGTATTTTAGTTAGCGTACTTATATTAGCTTATTTCGAAGAATCTGTTTTTATTCATCATAAAGACAATTTATTTAAAATACCACTCTTTATTGCTTCCATAGGTGTTTTATTATATTTGGCTGGAACAGTAATGCTTTACCTATTCAGTGAATATCTTATTAAAATAAATGACCTGCATACATACCGGGCATTTTATTCATTTAATAGCTTTCTATTTTTTGTACTGGCAATGCTCCTGACGCGTGCGTTTTATTTAGTAAAGCCACCACAACCAAAAATCCTGGAACAGAAATGGGGCGCTAGAGTGGCCTAGCTGATAAGCTAAGACCTGAGGCTACTCGATTTCGTGTATGCTGTTTTCTGGGCAAATTATGTAGGCACGCATTTCACAGCCTGTAGACCGCCTATATTTGGTAGGACGTTGCGGCTATGCCGTTCATCTACCGTCTATTGCCCTCTATTACCTCCGCATGCTCCCCAACGACCCAGTTCCTGGCTTCGACCCCAATGCGGGCAGCCCCATTCCGGCTACTACTGCCGAGCAGTGGACTGCCAACTACCGCGACCAACCGCTCACGGCGGAGGAACAAGCCGGTTCCAAACGCATTAAGGCCTACTACTTTGGTAATGAATTCCTGAATACGGTTCAGCAACAGGAGCATTGCGTAGGCCTACGCTTCTATATGGGCCTTGAAAAAGACCTCAATGGCGACAAATCCAAAGACAACTATCAGCTTATTGTAGTGGGTGTTGACAAGGATGGACATGATATCGTACCGCGCACGCAAGCAGATGGCTCAGTGCAAGGTATGGATGGCATTGTAGGGGATGGATCTGCTAAATGCCCAGACAACTGCGACCCTACAAGTCCGCTTAACTAGGACCAAATGGGTGGCTGGTTCGAGTCTGTTGCTTCGCTGTTAACTAGGTCTACCGCCTTGTTAACCATGATTCCCTTGGGTATTATGCTGTATCGTAAGCCAGCCTTTCCCTTAGAACTTGGGTTGATACCCTATTATATAGGAGCAGATGTATTTCTAGCCCTTTGTGACAGAGTGGGCAAATCCTACTTTCGAAACAATGTTCCGGTTTTTCATTTTTCGACTCTATTTGACATTACATTCATCATTTTTACCTATATCAGAATATTCCCCGCCGATAAGAAGAAACCAATTATGGCTGTGTGGATAGTATTCCTGGCAATATGGCTTGTAAGCGGATTGACCATCGATCATTTTACCAAAGACTTAAATACGATAAGCAGAATTTTTGGCAACGGCTTTGTAGTGATATTATCCATCAGCTACATAATGCAGATTTTTTCGTTTAAGTCAGGAAGCAATGACCGGGAAGCAACCCTGCTGTTTTCCTTATTTGCATTTCTATACTACAGCTGTTCGACAACTGCTATTTTGTTTCAAGATTTGCCAAGGTATGAGATATTCAAAGGGATATTTATGCCAAGCAAAAGTTTTCAAATATTTGCGGCAAGTCCTTATCCTATCGTCAGGTTAGTCCAGATTACTCTGATGGTAAAAATGCTAATCGTTCTCCCCACCCACATCACCCCGCGCAAGGCGCTGCCGAAGTGGCTGCGGTTTCGGCTGGGATGGCGGCCGCCCACGGAGCCGCCGCAGTATCGGGTGTTGCCCGCGCACTTAGTCGGATAAAACCCTGTATCTTGGGAATCTGAATATTTTTTATCGGTTGCTGCCTACTATCAATGCCCGACGCGCTTATTCCGTTGGTTCTCGTTACGCCCATCCTGCTGCTGCTGGCCTTGGGCATCGTGGGCTTTGTTGTGCGCTACCAACGGCGCCTTCTACAGCAACAGCAAGAGTTCCAGGCCTTACAGGAAGTTGCTCAGCAGCAGGCCCTAGAGGCCGCTCTGCTAGCCCAAGAAGAAGAACGCCGCCGCATAGCCGGTGATCTGCATGATGGCGTGGGCACCACCCTGGCCATTGTGAAGCTGCACCTGAATATTCTGGCCCAGCCCGAGCTAACCCAAGAAGCCTCGGCCCTGCTCGACCAGGCCATTGGGGAAGTGCGTCGTATTTCGCGCAACCTGCTGCCAGCGGCGCTCCAGAAATTTGGGTTGCCCTTCGCGCTGGATGCGCTGGCCCGCACTATGCCTGCCGACGGCCCCACCCACGTCGTGCTCGACCAACTGGGCAATCCGCGCCGCCTCGACCCGAAGTACGAGTTGATTGTGTACCGCGTGGTGCAGGAGCTGCTCGGCAACGGCCTACGCCACGCCCACGCGGCCCTCATTGAGATAAAAGTAGATTTCGGGGTCGATAGCCTGGCCATTGCCTACACCGACAATGGTATCGGTTTCGACCCCACCATTACGGAAAACCAACCTGCACCCGGCGTACGCATGGGCCTGGGGCTCACCAACCTACGCAGTCGCGTAGCCGTACTACGCGGAACCCTGCGCCATGAGTCGGC
Proteins encoded in this window:
- the xseB gene encoding exodeoxyribonuclease VII small subunit gives rise to the protein MPQPITYRQAIEELETILRALETDSVDVDDLTARVQRSAELIRLCKQKLRSAESAIDQVFENLDDEEELDKPEEE
- a CDS encoding sensor histidine kinase, translated to MPDALIPLVLVTPILLLLALGIVGFVVRYQRRLLQQQQEFQALQEVAQQQALEAALLAQEEERRRIAGDLHDGVGTTLAIVKLHLNILAQPELTQEASALLDQAIGEVRRISRNLLPAALQKFGLPFALDALARTMPADGPTHVVLDQLGNPRRLDPKYELIVYRVVQELLGNGLRHAHAALIEIKVDFGVDSLAIAYTDNGIGFDPTITENQPAPGVRMGLGLTNLRSRVAVLRGTLRHESAAGEGSRVWITLPIPVIATNQPSTLTFA
- the xseA gene encoding exodeoxyribonuclease VII large subunit, translating into MPLYNRRPDPGLSALPPAALPLAELLARVRQTLSERFAESYWVLAEIADLTVPRFDGAHCYLTLSDQHTTARGAQLKAQARATIWSQRYQQLAPAFEQQTGLALKVGLKVMLRVQIKFHEQFGLSLDVVALDPTYTVGDLARQRLETLRKLEAKGLLERQKRLTLPLGVQRVAVISSPTAAGWQDFVQQLREAPYDFALTLFPASMQGDDSPASIRTALAAIKLRRREYDAVVIIRGGGSKTDLLAFDDYGLAAAVAAFPLPILTGIGHERDEAVVDLTAHTSLKTPTAVAAFLIERLARLEAALEGYGGRIRELAQARVQDAVGHLQRILRRAHQEARQQLSGHREELHQRIRLAAAAPRAQLRQQEQQLTRRRHQLHRAAQSGLRGQEARLRTFGRALAQRFRRLHRRRCEQLLHRRFQLQLAAERLLHQAEVRLLQVQIPTTAAPLPLVPAPTPTRSKAVSSPAPKRVAAATPAEGQLPLFLS
- a CDS encoding M13 family metallopeptidase, whose amino-acid sequence is MKNRNSLTLAAVAAAGLALAGCASSKTAAPTAAAATTTAAPAEEAMTPGVGLNVANVDKSVDPCSDFFQFASGNWLKNNPIPAAEVRWGSFNELADKNNAVMRQILQDAAGNTSAAKGSNEQKVGDYYATAMDSMAIEKAGLKYLQPELARISAIKDLKGLQAEIARQQLLGSGAFFGSYVGPDEKKSTEYAVQIGQGGLSLPDRDYYLKDDARSKGIRAAYTTYLTNTFKMLGDNEAAAAKNAATVMRLETRLAKASKSRVDLRDPYANYNKMTVAEANKQFPNLGLPTALKAMQVGAAKEIIVGQPAFFKEESAMLKQEPLSDLKTYMRWHLTSSVTSALPKAFSDEQFRFAQVLTGAKRQQPRWKRMNGATDRALGEAFGQLYVDKAFTPETKQKAMEMVSNIREAMGEHIQKSEWMSEATKKEALQKLNAFTVKIGYPDKWKDYSALNISRESYLKNMLAAREWASIDNAKHFGKPIDRGEWGMTPPTVNAYYNPPMNEIVFPAGIMQPPFFDPKADDAVNYGGMGAVIGHEITHGFDDQGRQYDSQGNLRDWWTKEDAEKFTQRADMVGKQYSAFSPLDSVFVNGKLTMGENLADLGGLNIAYTALEKQLQKQYGSSARPKYDGFTPEQRFFLAWAQIWRTNARPEYLRQQVMTDPHSPAQYRTSGPLMNMPEFFEAFGCKDDAKMVRAQADRAKVW